The proteins below are encoded in one region of Nocardioides marmorisolisilvae:
- a CDS encoding VOC family protein translates to MWLTAFLDLPADGFDDGVAFWQAVTGLGLSGTRGDSGQFATLVADDSDDWLRVQRVGAGGPRVHLDVHSDDPARVRDHAIPLGARLVDESDVVVMASPGGLPFCAVTGAERRPPRPRTWDGHSSLADQVCIDIPPALFDQEAMFWSRLLDRELQPSPGYDEFASLARHSGDSLRVLLQRLESGDTTRAHLDLACDDRDAEVSRLRRLGATEVRRTAGWTTLRGPAGMELCVTDRRPGYP, encoded by the coding sequence ATGTGGCTGACCGCGTTCCTCGACCTCCCCGCGGACGGCTTCGACGACGGTGTCGCCTTCTGGCAGGCGGTCACCGGACTCGGGCTGTCTGGCACCCGCGGCGACTCGGGCCAGTTCGCCACCCTCGTGGCGGACGACTCCGACGACTGGCTCCGGGTGCAACGCGTGGGTGCTGGCGGCCCGCGCGTCCACCTCGACGTGCACAGCGATGACCCGGCGCGGGTGCGTGACCATGCGATCCCCCTGGGTGCCCGCCTGGTCGACGAGTCCGACGTGGTCGTGATGGCCTCGCCCGGCGGCCTTCCGTTCTGCGCCGTGACCGGCGCCGAGCGCCGCCCGCCCCGGCCACGCACCTGGGACGGGCACAGCAGCCTGGCCGACCAGGTCTGCATCGACATCCCGCCGGCGCTGTTCGACCAGGAGGCGATGTTCTGGTCGAGGCTGCTCGACCGTGAACTGCAGCCCTCACCGGGGTACGACGAGTTCGCGAGCCTCGCCCGGCACTCGGGCGACTCCCTCCGGGTGCTGCTGCAGCGGCTCGAGAGCGGCGACACGACCCGGGCGCACCTCGATCTGGCCTGCGACGATCGCGACGCGGAGGTGTCCCGGTTGCGGCGGCTCGGTGCCACGGAGGTACGCCGTACGGCGGGCTGGACGACGTTGCGCGGCCCCGCTGGCATGGAGCTCTGCGTGACCGATCGCCGACCCGGGTACCCCTGA
- a CDS encoding cobalamin-binding protein — protein MRIVSLLPSTTEILFALGAGDDVVGVTFECDFPPEARRRTIVSTSAMPEGLLPEEIDAFVVEAMRRGDDLYHLDEGALSGLDADLVVTQDLCAVCAVDVSVVDDALAHLGCTAQVLTVDPHTLDEVLASVLTLGQVTGRERSAAALVDGLRRRIEAVRSAVAGRPRPRLMLLEWTDPPYAPGHWVPEMVELAGGVPTLGTAGEKSVRVTWDDVHASAPDLVVCAPCGFDLAGSLELAGRVLDRLPDVPVWAVDANASYARPGPRLVDGIEALAGILHPGVVAASPIAQQLR, from the coding sequence GTGCGCATCGTGTCCCTGCTGCCCTCGACCACGGAGATCCTGTTCGCGCTCGGCGCCGGCGACGACGTCGTCGGCGTCACCTTCGAGTGCGACTTCCCACCCGAGGCCCGGCGGCGCACCATCGTGTCCACCAGCGCCATGCCCGAGGGACTGCTGCCCGAGGAGATCGATGCCTTCGTGGTCGAGGCGATGCGGCGAGGGGACGACCTCTACCACCTCGACGAGGGCGCGCTGTCCGGCCTGGACGCGGACCTCGTCGTCACCCAGGACCTGTGCGCGGTCTGCGCGGTCGACGTGTCCGTGGTCGACGACGCTCTCGCGCACCTGGGGTGTACGGCGCAGGTGCTGACCGTCGACCCCCACACCCTCGACGAGGTGCTCGCCTCCGTGCTCACCCTCGGGCAGGTCACCGGTCGGGAGCGATCGGCCGCGGCCCTCGTCGACGGGCTGCGGCGACGGATCGAGGCGGTCCGGTCGGCGGTGGCCGGCCGGCCTCGTCCCCGGTTGATGCTGCTCGAGTGGACGGATCCGCCGTACGCGCCGGGGCATTGGGTCCCGGAGATGGTCGAGCTCGCCGGCGGCGTACCCACGTTGGGGACGGCCGGGGAGAAGTCGGTCCGGGTCACCTGGGACGACGTACACGCGTCGGCGCCCGACCTGGTGGTGTGCGCGCCCTGCGGCTTCGACCTGGCCGGGTCGCTGGAGCTGGCCGGTCGGGTGCTCGACCGGCTACCTGATGTCCCGGTGTGGGCGGTGGATGCCAACGCGTCGTACGCCCGGCCGGGGCCGAGGCTGGTCGACGGGATCGAGGCACTGGCCGGCATCCTGCACCCGGGCGTGGTCGCGGCCTCGCCGATCGCCCAGCAGCTGCGCTGA
- a CDS encoding cystathionine beta-synthase: MRYANSLLDLIGNTPLVRLDRTLDRRPDAGAGAADRGPLVLAKVEYLNPGGSVKDRIAVRMIDAAEASGELKPGGTIVEPTSGNTGVGLALVAQQRGYRCIFVCPDKVSEDKRNVLKAYGAEVVVCPTAVAPEHPDSYYNVSDRLVRETPNAWKPDQYSNPNNPRSHYETTGPEIWEQTDGRITHFVTGMGTGGTITGVGRYLKDRSAERGGRGVQVVGADPAGSVYSGGTGRPYLVEGVGEDFWPDTYDRDIADRVIEVSDADSFAFTRRLAREEGLLVGGSSGMAAFAAVQLAKELEGTREGDDAVIVVLLPDSGRGYLTKVFNDEWLAQYGFLPAASGRTVGEVLRGKSGEIPALVHTHPNETIAEAVHILREYGVSQMPVVRAEPPVMAAEVAGSVSERVLLDALYAGSAKLADQVEEHMSDPLPTVGSGVPVAEAVAALANADALLVQEDGRPIGVLTRQDLLGFLARA, encoded by the coding sequence ATGCGCTATGCCAACTCACTGCTCGACCTGATCGGCAACACCCCGCTGGTCCGGCTCGACCGGACCCTGGACAGGAGGCCGGACGCGGGTGCCGGGGCCGCCGACCGTGGCCCGCTCGTGCTCGCCAAGGTCGAGTACCTCAACCCCGGGGGGTCGGTGAAGGACCGGATCGCGGTCCGGATGATCGACGCCGCCGAAGCGTCCGGCGAGCTCAAGCCCGGCGGCACCATCGTCGAGCCGACCTCGGGGAACACCGGCGTGGGCCTGGCCCTGGTCGCCCAGCAGCGCGGCTACCGCTGCATCTTCGTGTGCCCCGACAAGGTCAGCGAGGACAAGCGCAACGTCTTGAAGGCGTACGGCGCCGAGGTGGTCGTCTGCCCGACCGCGGTGGCCCCGGAGCACCCCGACTCCTACTACAACGTCTCCGACCGGCTCGTCCGGGAGACGCCGAACGCCTGGAAGCCCGACCAGTACTCCAACCCGAACAACCCACGCTCGCACTACGAGACCACCGGGCCGGAGATCTGGGAGCAGACCGACGGCCGGATCACGCATTTCGTCACCGGCATGGGCACCGGGGGGACGATCACCGGGGTCGGTCGCTACCTCAAGGACCGCAGCGCCGAACGAGGCGGGCGCGGGGTCCAGGTGGTCGGCGCCGATCCGGCTGGATCGGTCTACTCGGGCGGCACCGGCCGGCCCTACCTGGTCGAGGGCGTGGGGGAGGACTTCTGGCCCGACACCTACGACCGGGACATCGCGGACCGGGTGATCGAGGTCTCCGACGCCGACTCCTTCGCGTTCACTCGCCGGCTCGCGCGCGAGGAGGGGCTCCTCGTCGGTGGTTCCTCGGGGATGGCCGCCTTCGCCGCGGTACAGCTGGCCAAGGAGCTCGAGGGCACCCGGGAGGGCGACGACGCGGTCATCGTGGTGCTGTTGCCGGACTCCGGTCGTGGCTACCTCACCAAGGTCTTCAACGACGAGTGGCTGGCCCAGTACGGCTTCCTCCCGGCCGCGTCCGGCCGCACCGTGGGGGAGGTGCTGCGCGGGAAGAGCGGGGAGATCCCGGCGCTGGTGCACACCCACCCCAACGAGACCATCGCCGAGGCCGTGCACATCCTGCGCGAGTACGGCGTCTCGCAGATGCCGGTCGTCCGCGCGGAGCCGCCGGTGATGGCGGCCGAGGTGGCCGGCTCGGTCTCCGAGCGGGTCCTGCTCGACGCGCTGTACGCCGGAAGCGCGAAGCTGGCCGACCAGGTGGAGGAGCACATGAGCGACCCGCTGCCGACCGTCGGCTCGGGCGTTCCCGTCGCCGAGGCGGTGGCGGCCCTGGCGAACGCCGATGCCCTGCTGGTGCAGGAGGACGGCCGTCCGATCGGTGTGCTCACCCGTCAGGACCTGCTCGGCTTCCTCGCCCGGGCCTGA
- a CDS encoding SGNH/GDSL hydrolase family protein, producing MSKAAAARRLAAAAVYGGGGLSVLGASLYGVLRAEATVARRVIGYFDGRVPDSSGWYGRGRPGPAIKIAFLGDSSAAGYGVHSVEETPGALIASGIAWHADRRVHLHEFCKVGAQSADLAAQVEAALGTEPDVALILIGANDVTHRVRPSVSVRHLGEGVQRLHSAGVAVLVGTCPDLGTVRPIPQPLRSVARAWSRRLAAAQTIAVVEAGGRTVSLGSVLGPEFAAAPALLFGPDQFHPSAAGYRSLAAVLVPSLLALLGLAPDDEAEPVALRGEGVLPISYAAVEASKHPGTELGGTEVAGTRHGAGGRWVMLMRRRRPRHVDSETPEESEDSPGVPEGSAG from the coding sequence ATGAGCAAGGCCGCCGCCGCACGTCGCCTCGCTGCTGCCGCCGTGTACGGCGGGGGCGGCCTGTCGGTGCTGGGCGCCTCGCTGTACGGCGTGCTGCGCGCCGAGGCCACCGTGGCGCGGCGAGTGATCGGCTACTTCGACGGGCGGGTGCCCGACTCCTCCGGCTGGTACGGCCGCGGCCGCCCGGGTCCGGCGATCAAGATCGCCTTCCTCGGCGACTCCTCCGCCGCCGGGTACGGCGTGCACAGCGTCGAGGAGACGCCCGGGGCGCTGATCGCCTCCGGCATTGCCTGGCACGCGGACCGCCGGGTGCACCTGCACGAGTTCTGCAAGGTGGGCGCCCAGTCCGCCGACCTGGCTGCTCAGGTCGAGGCAGCACTGGGCACCGAGCCGGACGTCGCGCTGATCCTGATCGGTGCCAACGACGTCACCCACCGGGTCCGGCCGTCGGTGTCGGTGCGGCACCTCGGCGAGGGGGTCCAGCGCCTGCACAGCGCCGGGGTCGCCGTGCTGGTCGGAACCTGTCCCGACCTGGGCACGGTCCGGCCGATCCCGCAGCCACTGCGCTCGGTCGCCCGAGCCTGGTCCCGCAGGCTCGCCGCGGCGCAGACCATCGCGGTCGTCGAGGCGGGGGGCCGCACGGTGTCGCTCGGATCCGTGCTGGGTCCCGAGTTCGCCGCCGCACCCGCGCTGCTGTTCGGGCCCGACCAGTTCCACCCGTCCGCGGCCGGCTATCGGTCGCTGGCCGCCGTACTGGTGCCATCGTTGCTGGCGCTGCTGGGTCTGGCACCCGACGACGAGGCCGAGCCCGTGGCCCTGCGCGGCGAGGGCGTGCTGCCGATCAGCTACGCGGCCGTCGAGGCGAGCAAGCACCCGGGCACCGAGCTGGGCGGCACCGAGGTCGCCGGCACCAGGCACGGCGCCGGTGGCCGATGGGTGATGCTGATGCGCCGCCGCCGGCCACGGCACGTGGACAGCGAGACGCCCGAGGAGTCCGAGGACTCCCCGGGCGTGCCCGAAGGTTCTGCCGGCTGA
- a CDS encoding Bax inhibitor-1/YccA family protein yields the protein MQSRNPVFARAAGFNGRNANGNPTYAGNGQTYAGYGDPSTWSVGGGAPTGAGHAAPPTHAPASTGPMTIDSVVQKTGLTMLVVVLAAAATWLLTGNVATDAHAQQTVNMLAMGGAIVGFGLAMANSFKRLVSPALVLAYAVCEGVFIGAMSKVFEAMWPGVVVGAVLGTVAAVGGTLAAYKFFNIRVSDKFRKWVTAAMFGFVAVVVLDFVLGFFHASFGFNGLHGLGFVASIIGLGLGVLMLILDFDYVEKGIAAGLPERESWRAAFGLTVTIVWIYIEMLRILAALRGN from the coding sequence ATGCAGAGTCGCAACCCCGTCTTCGCGCGAGCAGCGGGCTTCAACGGCCGCAACGCCAACGGCAACCCGACCTACGCCGGCAACGGGCAGACCTACGCCGGCTACGGTGACCCCTCGACCTGGAGTGTCGGCGGCGGAGCTCCGACCGGCGCCGGGCACGCGGCGCCGCCCACCCACGCGCCGGCGTCCACCGGCCCGATGACCATCGACTCGGTGGTCCAGAAGACCGGCCTCACCATGCTGGTCGTCGTCCTGGCCGCCGCCGCCACCTGGCTGCTGACCGGCAACGTGGCCACCGACGCCCACGCGCAGCAGACCGTGAACATGCTCGCCATGGGCGGCGCCATCGTCGGCTTCGGCCTGGCGATGGCGAACTCCTTCAAGCGCCTGGTCAGCCCGGCACTGGTGCTCGCCTACGCCGTCTGCGAGGGCGTGTTCATCGGCGCGATGAGCAAGGTGTTCGAGGCGATGTGGCCCGGCGTCGTCGTCGGGGCGGTGCTCGGCACCGTGGCGGCGGTCGGCGGCACGCTGGCGGCGTACAAGTTCTTCAACATCCGGGTCAGCGACAAGTTCCGCAAGTGGGTCACCGCGGCGATGTTCGGCTTCGTCGCTGTCGTGGTGCTCGACTTCGTGCTCGGCTTCTTCCACGCCAGCTTCGGGTTCAACGGTCTGCACGGACTGGGCTTCGTGGCCAGCATCATCGGTCTCGGCCTGGGTGTGCTGATGCTGATCCTGGACTTCGACTACGTCGAGAAGGGCATCGCCGCGGGCCTTCCCGAACGAGAGTCGTGGCGCGCGGCCTTCGGCCTGACCGTGACCATCGTCTGGATCTACATCGAGATGCTGCGCATCCTGGCCGCGCTGCGCGGCAACTAG
- the lepB gene encoding signal peptidase I, with amino-acid sequence MTHADAPFPSKPAREKKQKKPLPLWMETILLLVIALVLAVVIKSFFVQAFYIPSPSMEPQFIKNDRILVEKPSYWGSGTPQRGDIVVFKDPGGWLPAEEDGTPSNSLTEALSAIGLYPAGGHLVKRVIGIGGDRVDCPGAAGPLEVNGHPLHERSYLPKGTRPCALYGAFHIRVPQGDLWVMGDNRGDSADSRAHMGDPGGGFVPDDLVVGKVFALVWPPSRAELIHRPADFTNLSAHQG; translated from the coding sequence GTGACCCATGCCGACGCGCCCTTCCCCAGCAAGCCGGCCAGGGAGAAGAAGCAGAAGAAGCCGCTTCCGTTGTGGATGGAGACCATCCTGCTGCTGGTGATCGCGCTGGTGCTCGCGGTCGTGATCAAGTCGTTCTTCGTCCAGGCGTTCTACATCCCGTCGCCGTCGATGGAGCCGCAGTTCATCAAGAACGACCGGATCCTGGTGGAGAAGCCGTCGTACTGGGGGAGCGGAACGCCTCAGCGTGGCGACATCGTGGTCTTCAAGGACCCGGGTGGGTGGCTGCCGGCCGAGGAGGACGGCACGCCGTCGAACAGTCTGACCGAGGCGTTGTCCGCGATCGGTCTCTATCCCGCCGGCGGCCACCTGGTGAAGCGGGTGATCGGCATCGGTGGGGACCGGGTCGACTGCCCGGGTGCGGCCGGCCCCCTGGAGGTCAATGGCCACCCGCTGCACGAGCGCTCCTATCTCCCGAAGGGGACGCGCCCCTGCGCGCTGTACGGCGCCTTCCACATCCGGGTCCCGCAGGGCGACCTGTGGGTGATGGGCGACAACCGTGGTGACTCGGCCGACTCACGGGCGCACATGGGCGATCCCGGCGGCGGGTTCGTGCCCGACGACCTCGTCGTCGGCAAGGTCTTCGCGCTCGTGTGGCCTCCGAGTCGTGCCGAGCTCATCCATCGTCCCGCGGACTTCACGAACCTCTCCGCCCACCAGGGATAA
- a CDS encoding peptide deformylase, producing MSQLAITVFGHDLVATSQRIFCVDVSQHPRARDHHGAFVLGNAEIVRGTRNEKAREGCMSVPDLTGDVRRSSRLVVRGQLPGGVETVTLEAEALEARARQHEIDHCDGLLFLDRLAGAHADFPRKTYL from the coding sequence ATGAGCCAGCTCGCCATCACCGTCTTCGGGCACGACCTGGTGGCGACGTCACAGCGGATCTTCTGCGTCGACGTCTCGCAGCACCCGAGAGCCCGCGACCACCACGGCGCCTTCGTGCTCGGCAACGCCGAGATCGTCCGCGGCACCCGGAACGAGAAGGCCCGCGAGGGATGCATGAGCGTGCCCGACCTCACCGGCGACGTGAGGCGCTCCAGCAGGCTCGTCGTCCGTGGACAGCTGCCCGGAGGAGTCGAGACCGTCACCCTCGAGGCGGAGGCCCTCGAGGCGCGTGCACGACAGCACGAGATCGACCACTGCGACGGGTTGCTGTTCCTGGACCGGTTGGCCGGCGCGCACGCGGACTTTCCGCGCAAGACCTACCTGTGA
- a CDS encoding uracil-DNA glycosylase — MDEPAAPLPHPLTGQQFTSPVPPGTGWPDDPADATTPVARSAADVARLARIDDLDALDARVSVCAACPRLVRWREDVARTKRASYAGEPYWGRPIAGWGAPRPGVLVMGLAPAANGGNRTGRIFTGDRSGDWLFASLHRIGLASGPTSTHAGDGQRLLGARMLAAVRCAPPDNRPTTAERDTCAPWANREVELVVDSVRAVVCLGGFGWDAALRALRAVGFEIPRPKPRFGHGVEVSLSRGSQTLTLLGCYHPSQQNTFTGRLTEEMIDAVLGRAAELGGSTG, encoded by the coding sequence GTGGACGAGCCCGCCGCGCCGCTGCCGCACCCGCTGACGGGACAGCAGTTCACCAGCCCGGTGCCGCCCGGGACCGGGTGGCCGGACGACCCGGCCGACGCGACCACGCCGGTGGCACGGTCCGCGGCCGACGTGGCCCGGCTGGCCCGCATCGACGACCTCGACGCGCTCGACGCCCGGGTCTCGGTCTGCGCGGCCTGTCCCCGGCTGGTGCGGTGGCGCGAGGACGTCGCACGCACCAAGCGGGCGTCGTACGCCGGCGAGCCCTACTGGGGCCGTCCGATCGCGGGCTGGGGCGCCCCGCGGCCCGGCGTACTCGTGATGGGGCTGGCTCCCGCGGCCAACGGCGGGAACCGGACCGGCCGGATCTTCACCGGCGACCGCTCCGGCGACTGGCTGTTCGCCTCGCTGCACCGGATCGGCCTGGCCAGCGGACCCACGTCCACCCACGCCGGCGACGGTCAGCGGCTGCTGGGTGCCCGGATGCTGGCTGCGGTGCGGTGCGCCCCGCCCGACAACCGTCCGACCACGGCCGAGCGCGACACCTGTGCGCCGTGGGCGAACCGGGAGGTGGAGCTGGTCGTCGACTCGGTGCGCGCCGTGGTGTGCCTCGGGGGGTTCGGTTGGGACGCCGCGCTACGGGCGTTGCGTGCGGTCGGGTTCGAGATTCCCCGGCCCAAGCCGCGCTTCGGGCACGGCGTCGAGGTGTCGCTGTCGCGAGGCTCGCAGACGCTCACCCTGCTCGGCTGCTACCACCCCTCCCAGCAGAACACCTTCACCGGCCGGCTGACCGAGGAGATGATCGACGCCGTGCTCGGCCGCGCCGCAGAGCTGGGGGGATCGACCGGATGA
- a CDS encoding dihydropteroate synthase, with translation MISLRALARLAQEHGPDLDLPVAPFRVGDRLVDTDAEPVLMGTVNLSPDSTYRESVALSTESAIRKARVQIAQGAHLVDIGAESSTLRAARVEPSHQAAALVPVIEALAAEGIVVSVEAYDVDVVEAGLKAGARVVNLTGSADDEAVFETVARHGASLVLCQVTGANVREVVDAPVASDPFPSMLDHFGPRIELARRRGVEHLAVDPGLGFYYGNLTEPMVRLRYQTSVILSTFRLRRLGLPVCHALPHAFMLFEDEFRTAESFFAVLAALGGTGVLRTHEVPRVRAVIDALTRLDVVPTAR, from the coding sequence GTGATCTCGTTGCGGGCACTGGCCCGACTCGCACAAGAGCATGGGCCCGACCTCGACCTGCCGGTCGCCCCGTTCCGGGTCGGCGATCGACTCGTCGACACCGACGCCGAACCCGTGCTGATGGGCACGGTGAACCTCTCACCGGACTCGACCTACCGCGAGAGTGTGGCGCTCTCCACGGAGTCGGCCATCCGCAAGGCCCGGGTCCAGATCGCGCAGGGCGCCCACCTGGTCGACATCGGCGCGGAGTCCAGCACCCTGCGCGCGGCACGGGTCGAGCCCTCGCACCAGGCCGCAGCGCTGGTCCCCGTCATCGAGGCGCTGGCCGCGGAGGGGATCGTCGTCTCGGTCGAGGCGTACGACGTCGACGTGGTCGAGGCCGGACTGAAGGCCGGTGCCCGGGTGGTGAACCTGACCGGCTCCGCCGACGACGAGGCGGTCTTCGAGACGGTCGCCCGGCACGGCGCGAGCCTGGTCCTGTGCCAGGTCACCGGCGCCAACGTCCGCGAGGTCGTCGACGCCCCCGTCGCCTCCGATCCGTTCCCGAGCATGCTCGACCACTTCGGGCCTCGGATCGAGCTCGCCCGGCGCCGCGGGGTCGAGCATCTGGCCGTCGACCCGGGGCTCGGGTTCTACTACGGAAACCTGACCGAGCCGATGGTGCGGTTGCGCTACCAGACCTCGGTCATCCTCTCCACGTTCCGGCTGCGCCGGCTCGGCCTGCCGGTCTGCCACGCCCTGCCGCACGCCTTCATGCTCTTCGAGGACGAGTTCCGCACGGCCGAGTCGTTCTTCGCGGTGCTCGCCGCGCTCGGCGGCACCGGCGTCCTGCGTACCCACGAGGTCCCTCGTGTCCGCGCGGTCATCGACGCCCTGACCCGCCTCGACGTCGTGCCGACCGCTCGGTGA
- a CDS encoding YihY/virulence factor BrkB family protein codes for MTTTTDTTPSESATMQSQDDDAVEGQETDFGQDESFDRRSVWYVLRKTVREFADDRCTDLAAALTYFSVLAIFPATLALLSLLGVFGQGDKSLNVVLKVISPLVSASTLQNIQGPLERLANSEAAGWTLVVGLVGALWSASAYVGAFGRAMNRIYEVEEGRPFWRLRPMNLLVTLASVVLCAVALVILVVSGRLATAIGDQIGLGDQAVTAWSYAKWPVLALVVVAVVAILYHFTPNVRTPKLRVLSVGAFVAILVWIAASVGFAFYVANFSSYDKTYGSVAGVVIALLWLWLTNLALLFGAELDTELERARELHRGLAAEEQLQLPMRSERGIVRAAARREKDAARGRAIREARVGAGDPTDRPF; via the coding sequence ATGACGACCACGACCGACACGACCCCATCGGAGAGCGCCACGATGCAGTCCCAGGACGACGATGCGGTGGAGGGCCAGGAGACCGACTTCGGCCAGGACGAGAGCTTCGACCGGCGCTCGGTCTGGTACGTGCTGCGCAAGACCGTCCGCGAGTTCGCCGACGACCGGTGCACCGACCTCGCCGCGGCGCTCACCTACTTCTCGGTGCTGGCGATCTTCCCGGCGACCCTCGCGCTGCTCTCACTCCTGGGTGTCTTCGGGCAGGGCGACAAGTCGCTGAACGTGGTCCTCAAGGTGATCTCGCCGCTGGTGTCCGCCTCGACGCTGCAGAACATCCAGGGGCCATTGGAGCGGCTCGCCAACTCCGAGGCCGCCGGCTGGACGCTGGTGGTCGGGCTGGTGGGTGCGCTGTGGTCCGCCTCGGCGTACGTCGGTGCCTTCGGTCGCGCGATGAACCGGATCTACGAGGTGGAGGAGGGCCGACCCTTCTGGCGGCTGCGCCCGATGAACCTGCTGGTCACGCTGGCCTCCGTCGTGCTCTGTGCCGTGGCACTGGTGATCCTGGTGGTCTCCGGCCGGCTGGCCACCGCGATCGGCGACCAGATCGGGCTCGGCGACCAGGCGGTGACCGCTTGGAGCTACGCCAAGTGGCCGGTGCTGGCGTTGGTGGTCGTCGCCGTCGTGGCGATCCTCTACCACTTCACCCCGAACGTGAGAACGCCGAAGCTCCGCGTGCTCTCGGTCGGGGCCTTCGTCGCGATCCTCGTCTGGATCGCGGCGTCGGTGGGCTTCGCGTTCTACGTCGCGAACTTCTCCTCCTACGACAAGACCTACGGCTCCGTGGCGGGTGTGGTGATCGCGCTGCTCTGGCTGTGGCTGACCAACCTGGCGCTGCTGTTCGGCGCCGAGCTGGACACCGAGCTCGAGCGTGCGCGCGAGCTGCACCGCGGGCTGGCGGCCGAGGAGCAGTTGCAGCTGCCGATGCGCAGTGAGCGTGGCATCGTCCGGGCGGCTGCTCGGCGCGAGAAGGACGCCGCCCGCGGACGGGCGATCCGCGAGGCCCGCGTGGGTGCCGGCGACCCCACGGACCGGCCCTTCTAG
- a CDS encoding Ppx/GppA phosphatase family protein, whose amino-acid sequence MTRVAAFDCGTNSLRLLVADLDPAAGRARELAREMRIVRLGEGVDRTGRISDVAMGRVLAAVDDFVAIARKHDVERVRFCATSAARDAENAESFMAGVRSRVGVAPEVLTGEEEARLSFTGAVRSMPGSLKSPYLVVDIGGGSTELILGEQAVQQAASLDIGSVRITERHLHSSPPTREQVAAAIADIDAVLDTVEIDLASAGSVIGVAGTVTTVAAGALRLRSYERDLIHHSVIDVASVQGTVTLLLAMGQQERRAQGYMHPGRADVIGGGGLILARLLRRTSVYSILVSEQDILDGIAWSMS is encoded by the coding sequence ATGACTCGGGTGGCCGCGTTCGACTGCGGCACCAACTCCCTGCGGCTGCTGGTCGCGGACCTGGATCCCGCGGCCGGTCGGGCTCGGGAGCTCGCCCGCGAGATGCGGATCGTCCGGCTCGGGGAGGGTGTCGACCGCACCGGACGGATCTCCGACGTGGCGATGGGGCGGGTCCTGGCGGCCGTCGACGACTTCGTCGCGATCGCTCGCAAGCACGACGTCGAACGGGTGCGCTTCTGTGCCACGTCGGCGGCTCGTGACGCGGAGAACGCCGAGAGCTTCATGGCGGGCGTGCGCTCCCGGGTGGGGGTCGCTCCCGAGGTGCTCACCGGCGAGGAGGAGGCCCGGCTGTCCTTCACCGGCGCGGTCCGGTCGATGCCCGGCTCGCTGAAGTCGCCGTACCTCGTCGTCGACATCGGTGGTGGGTCGACCGAGCTGATCCTCGGCGAGCAGGCCGTCCAGCAGGCGGCGTCCCTGGACATCGGCTCGGTCCGGATCACCGAGCGGCACCTGCACTCCTCGCCGCCCACCCGCGAGCAGGTCGCGGCGGCGATCGCGGACATCGACGCAGTGCTGGACACCGTCGAGATCGACCTGGCCTCGGCCGGGTCGGTGATCGGGGTGGCCGGCACGGTCACCACGGTGGCCGCCGGGGCACTGCGGCTGCGCAGCTACGAGCGGGACCTGATCCACCACTCCGTGATCGACGTGGCGTCCGTGCAGGGCACCGTGACGCTGCTGCTCGCGATGGGCCAGCAGGAGCGCCGGGCCCAGGGCTACATGCACCCGGGCCGTGCCGACGTGATCGGCGGCGGCGGGCTGATCCTCGCCAGGCTGCTGCGGCGTACGTCGGTCTACTCGATCCTCGTCTCCGAGCAGGACATCCTCGACGGCATCGCATGGTCGATGTCATGA
- a CDS encoding DUF501 domain-containing protein, which translates to MTALDETDRVAVYAQLGRPPRSIHAVGHRCPCGNPDVVTTEPRLDDGTPFPTTFYLTCPRAASLIGTLEASGLMREMTERLAEDDALAAAYAEAHRRYLAARNEIAEVPEIAGVSAGGMPDRVKCLHALAGQSLVEGPGVNPLGDEVLASLGSWWAKGPCVPPPSSAGDASVVAR; encoded by the coding sequence ATGACTGCGCTCGACGAGACGGACCGAGTGGCCGTGTACGCGCAGCTGGGGCGGCCGCCGCGGTCGATCCACGCCGTCGGGCACCGCTGCCCGTGCGGCAACCCCGATGTGGTGACGACCGAGCCGCGGCTCGACGACGGCACGCCGTTCCCGACGACCTTCTACCTGACCTGCCCGCGCGCGGCCTCGCTGATCGGCACGCTGGAGGCCTCCGGGCTGATGCGTGAGATGACCGAGCGGCTGGCCGAGGACGATGCGCTGGCCGCGGCGTACGCCGAGGCGCACCGCCGCTACCTCGCCGCCCGGAACGAGATTGCCGAGGTGCCGGAGATCGCCGGGGTCTCGGCAGGCGGCATGCCCGACCGGGTCAAGTGCCTGCATGCCCTGGCCGGGCAGTCGCTGGTCGAGGGGCCCGGGGTGAACCCGCTGGGCGACGAGGTGCTCGCCTCGCTGGGGAGCTGGTGGGCGAAGGGCCCATGCGTCCCCCCGCCCTCCTCCGCCGGCGATGCATCGGTGGTGGCCCGATGA